In Deltaproteobacteria bacterium, the genomic stretch GCCCGCTGGACGGATTGCCGTGGTGATCCCTCAGAAACGGGAGCATCGCGTCGACCACTTCGGGATGAATCGACGTCGTGGCATTGTGGTCCAGATAGATCGGGTCGCGCTCGGTCATTTGCTTCTCCATCAGAAGACCAGCACCTTGTCGGATTCCAGAGTCCATTCCGCCTGCTCTGCGAGCGTACCCCGCTCGACGCCTTCGATCAGCATTTCGACCCGCAGACCGCGGGCATCCATGCAGCTCCCTCAAAGCCGGACGGGGACGCCCTTTGCGATCAGGGCTTTGATCATCCGCTCGATGTTGTAATAGCCGTTCGGCGTCTTCTGATCCGCGATCGCCGAGGTGACTGCATCGGCCTGCGCGAAGATGCGCAGCTCAACGCCGTCGCGCTTGGACAGCTCCATCGCCAGACGCAACGCGTTGTAGGTTCGCTCGTTCCCGTAAGGGGCGTCGTTCAGGGTCAATAACAGGGTCGACACTGATCTGCTCCTCTTAACAAAGGTGATGTTTTCACCCGCGGCGCGCCACGACGCATCGACCGAAGGAAATCGGGGCGTCGTCCGGCAGGCTGAGCGGGGAGTCGGCGCGGTTCAGAACCATTTGTGCAGCCAGTCTTTTTCGAACAGGACCTTCCCGGCGTGCCAGTGGCGACCGGGAGAATACATCTTTATCTGCGGTACCGGATCCGCGTAAAAATTTCCGCGACCGAATCCCGCCTTGCCGCCACCGGCTTCGATGAAACATTCGCCGTGACCGTCGAAACGCGAATCGGCGTTTCGTCCGGCGATTCGGGCGCTGACGTTTTTTGCCACGACTTCCGCCTGCCCGTGGGCGAAAACACCCGCTTTGGGAAGCAGTTTTCCCATTTTCAGGGGAATTCCGACGAGATCGCCAATGACGTACACATCCGGAAACCGTGTTTCCATCGTCGCCCGATCGACCGTCGCCCATCCGCTGTCGCCCAGCAGACCCGCGCGTTTGACAACATCGGGCGCCTGGAAGGGCGGCACATACACCAGCAAGTCGAAGTCCGTCGTTGCCCCGTCCCCGAACACGAGGCTCCGCCCCGACGGATCGGCGGAAGTCACCTGTCGACCGGGGAAATAGCCGATGCCTTTCGATTCGACCATGCTTCGGACCTGCGCCGAAGCCTCCGGTCCGGCCACGCCCATCGGCCCGGGTTCCGCGGCGTGGATTTCGACGGTCGTCCGCTCGATGATCCGTCTCTTGCGCGCGTCCGCCTCGAGCAACATCGCCGCCTCATAGGGAGCGGCCGGGCACTTGTACGCGGGAGCGGCGGTGAGGACCACGACTTTGCCGCCTCGAAACTCCCGCCAGCGATCACGCAAGGCCTCGGCGCCGTCCAGCGTGCAGAACGTCGATCCCGATTCCGCAAGCCCCGCGATGCGCTCCGGCGCGGGGTCCGCGCCGAGGGCGATGATGATGTAATCGGCCGTGATGGTTTCCCCTCCGATGACAACCCGTTTGCCGTCCGGATCAATTTCCTCGACATTGCCCCGGATCACCTCAATCCCCCGGCGACGAAGCGCGGTCAGCGGACGGGTGATCGACTCCGCCTCGCGCGTTCCCATCATCAGCCAGAGAAGCGACGGCCAAAACACGTGCCGCTCGTCCCGATCGACCAGGATGACGCGATGAACGTCACTCACGCGTTTTCGCAATTCCACCGCCGCCACAACGCCACCGACGCCGCCGCCAAGGACCAGAATGGTTTGACCCGTTTTCATGAATTCCCCCTGATCGCGTGTTCGTTTGACTCGCCGCCGACGGCGATTTGCAACCCGCGCGCCCGCCAGTCCGGAATGCCGTCCTCCAGGCGAACGGCGCGGAAGCCCTTCGCGCGAAGGATCCGGACCGCCTCCACCGCGAGCACGCAGTAAGGCCCGCGGCAGTACGCGACGATCTTGCGACGTTTGGGCAGTGTGGCCAGGTGCCGAACCAACTCATCGAGCGGAACGCACTTCGCGCCCGGAATGTGCCCCGCTTCGAATTCTTCCGTGGGGCGGACGTCGAGCACGGTGACCGAACCGTCGCGCACGCGGCGAATCAGGTCGTCTTGATCCACCGGCTCCATCGAATCCCGCTCTTCCAGAAACTCCTTCGTGATCGCGTCGATCTCCGTGAGTCGCGATTCGGCGAGAATCCGCATGGAGCGGTAGAATTCGCAGACCTCCGGTCCCGCCAGGCGGTACTCGACAAACAGACCGTGTTTTTCGGCCTCGATCAACCGCGCCGCGCGCAGAACCTGGAGGTGTTGGGACGTGTTGGCCACGCTCTGCCCGCTCTCGCGAGCGAGAATCTCAACGGTTCGAGGTCCCTGGCACAGCAGGTCGAGCAGTTCGAGCCTCTTGGGGCTGCAGACGGCCCGTCCGACCCGGGCGAACTGCTCATAGATCGCGTCTTTGAACTGTCGGCCCTGCATGTCGCCGCACTCCCATCATTCAAGTATTCGATTGAATACTATAAGTCGAGCGCGCCGTCAAGGGCGCCTCCTCGGGTTGTGCCCGCGACGGTGAAATCCTGACCGAGAATAACTTCGAGTTCGCGCACCTTTGAAAACCGAGCGCCGCTGTGAAAGAATCTGAACGTGCGCCCCGTTCGGCGCGCGAGGTGACGCGGATGCCGCTGCGCGTGAAAATCATCGCCCCTTTGTTGGCCGTTTGCCTGCTGTTGACGGTCGCGACGGCGCTGGCCGCGCCCGAGAAGTGCCGCAAGGAGATCTGGCCCGAGGCGTGGCAGTTCTACGGCGACAAGGACGCCAAGACCCTGAACTGCGACGACTACGAGTACCGCCTCGTCGATCTCAACGACGACGGTGAGAACGAACTGCTCGTCTACAAGCGCACCGTCGCGTGCCCCTTCGGCGGCGCGTGCACGCACGAACTCTGGGGCCGAACGGGCGGCGTCGCCAAGCGCCTGGCCACGCTGCCGGGTCGCGTGGAAGTCCAGAAGACGCGCACCGAGGGCTGGCTCGACCTGGTCGTGTGGACGCAGCAGGCCGAGCGCCTCGTCTTCAAATGGGCGGGCGACGTCTACAAACAGAAGCCCGTGACAAAAAAGCCCGTCGAGATCCGGGAAGAGAACCCCGACGATCCGTGGAGTTCACTGCCGTAACGGCCCGATGGATCGCCTCGCCACCATCGAGGTCGTTCGCCGTCGATTTGCCTTGCTTTTCGGATATGGACGGCTAACATCGCTCCGCTTTGTTCCGGCGCGCCGCGCCGGAATTTCCCGCGTTTCGCGGAATCGCCGAACGCGCCCCCGCATGCCGGGCCTGCGCGATTCGAATCTGGGGGATCACACCATGGCCGAAATCCGCCGCCGTTCCTGGGCCGAGCCGTTCAAGATCAAGGTCGTCGAGCCGCTCAAGATCACTACGCGCGCCGAGCGCGAAGCCGCGATCCGCGAGGCGGGCTACAACACGTTTTTGCTCAAAAGCGAGGATGTCTACATCGACCTGCTCACCGACTCGGGCACATCGGCGATGTCCGACGCGCAGTGGGCCGCGATGATGATGGGCGACGAGGCCTACGCGGGCTCGAAGAATTTTTACTTCATGTGCGAGACCATCGAGAAATACTACGGCTACCGCCACGTCATCCCCACGCATCAGGGGCGCGGCGCGGAGCACATCCTCTCGCAGGTCATGATCCGGCCCGGCGACGTCGTCCCCGGCAACATGTACTTCACCACCACCAAGGTCCACCAGGAACTCGCCGGCGGCAAATTCGTCGATGTCATCATCGACGAGGCGCACGACCCCGAGAGCACGCACCCCTTCAAGGGCAACATCGATCTCGCCAAGCTCGACGCGGTGGTGAAGCAGGTCGGCGCAGAGCGCGTGCCCTACGTCAGCTTCGAGGGCAACGTGAACATGGCGGGCGGCCAGCCCGTGAGCCTCGCGAATTTCAAGGAGGTGTACGAGTACTGCGCGGCCAAGGGCATCAAGGTCATGCTCGACGCCACGCGCCTGATCGAAAACGCCTACTTCATAAAGATCCGCGAAGCGGGGCAGGGCGAACGCACCATCGAGGCGATTCTGCGCGAGATCTGCTCCTACGCCGACGGCATGACGATGTCGTCGAAAAAAGACCACCTCGTGAACATCGGCGGCTTCCTCGCCGTGAACGACGAGGCCATCGCGCAAAAAGCGCGCGAGATGGTCGTCATCTACGAGGGCCTGCACACCTACGGCGGCATGGCCGGGCGCGACATGCAGGCGCTCGCGCAGGGCATCATCGAGGCCGTGCAGTTCGACCACATGCGCGCGCGCGTCGGCCAGGTCGAGTACCTCGGCCAAAAACTGCTCGACCACGGCATCCCGATCGTCGTTCCCATCGGCGGCCACGCGGTGTACCTGAACGCCAAGAAATTCCTGCCGCACATCGATCAGGATCAGTTCCCCGCGCAGGCGCTCGCGGCCGAGCTCTATCTCGACTCCGGCGTGCGCGCCATGGAGCGCGGCAACGTCTCCGCCGGGCGCGGCGCCGACGGCAAGAATATGCGCCCACGCCTCGAACTCGTGCGCCTCACCATCCCGCGACGCGTGTACACGCAGGCCCACATGGACGTGACGTGGGAGTCGATCTGCGACCTCTACGAAAAGCGAGACGCGATTCGCGGACTGCGTTTCACGTACGAGCCCGACACGCTGCGCTTCTTCCAGGCGCGATTCGAGCCCGTTTGACGGCATCTCGCCGTCGTCAGCGCCGCGTGGCGTGAGACCCCTCACGCCCGCGCGCCCCGCTTTTCGCGCGGGACATGATCCGGGTCGTGAAATGACCATCCGCCCTGTGGTAGGATGACCGCGAAATGAGCGAATCCGGCGCAAAACCGCTGCGGCAGGTCGCCCTGCTGTTTTCCGGGGGCATCGACTCGGCGATGTCGGCGGTGAAGCTCGCCGAGGTCTACGACCGCGTTCACCTCGTCAGCTACGAAAACGGCTTCGGCCACTACAAACTCGGCCGCACCAAAAAGCGCTACCGCGAGATCGCCCGCCGCTTCCCCGAAGGCCGCTTCACGCACTCCCTCATGAGCACGCGCGAGCTGTTCGAGCCGCTCATGAAAGAAGCGACGACGGTCAACTACCAGAAAACCAAGTCGGGCTTCGTGTGGTGCATGAGCTGCAAGCTCGCCATGCACACGCGCACCATCGCGTACTGCGTCGAGCACGGCGTCGACCGCGTGGCCGACGGCTCGTCGTCCTCCACGACCGAGATGGTCGAGCAGGCGCCGTTTTCCATCAACAGCGTGCGCCGCTTCTACGAAGAGTACGGCATCGGCTTCGAGACGCCGGTCTACAACCGCACCCGCGAGGAATCGATCAACGAGCTGCGTTCGATGGGCTTCAAGATGGGCATCCGCATCGGCGACCGCTTCCTCGGCATCCAGCCCAAGTGCAAGGCGGGCGAGCTGTACTACCTGCCCTACCTGCTCATGGGCACTTACCCGGATCATAAGGAAGAAGAGGTCGTCGAGTTCATCGACGACAAGCTGCACTTCGCCCGGGCGTGGATCCGCGACTACTGCGCGGCGAAGGGGCTGGCGATTCCCGGTCCGCGCGAGCATGACATCGCAACGCCGGCGGCACCCGAAACGCGACTCCATCCGCTGCGGGAGGCGACGGCATGAGCGTCTGGAGCGCGTTGACCGAGCGGTTCAATCCGCCGACCGAAAAGAAGCGGTGCTGCCACACGGCGGTGTCGGGCCTCGTGATGGATCACCCCGCCACGCGCACCCTGCTGCCGCCGGCA encodes the following:
- a CDS encoding NAD(P)/FAD-dependent oxidoreductase, whose translation is MKTGQTILVLGGGVGGVVAAVELRKRVSDVHRVILVDRDERHVFWPSLLWLMMGTREAESITRPLTALRRRGIEVIRGNVEEIDPDGKRVVIGGETITADYIIIALGADPAPERIAGLAESGSTFCTLDGAEALRDRWREFRGGKVVVLTAAPAYKCPAAPYEAAMLLEADARKRRIIERTTVEIHAAEPGPMGVAGPEASAQVRSMVESKGIGYFPGRQVTSADPSGRSLVFGDGATTDFDLLVYVPPFQAPDVVKRAGLLGDSGWATVDRATMETRFPDVYVIGDLVGIPLKMGKLLPKAGVFAHGQAEVVAKNVSARIAGRNADSRFDGHGECFIEAGGGKAGFGRGNFYADPVPQIKMYSPGRHWHAGKVLFEKDWLHKWF
- a CDS encoding metalloregulator ArsR/SmtB family transcription factor: MQGRQFKDAIYEQFARVGRAVCSPKRLELLDLLCQGPRTVEILARESGQSVANTSQHLQVLRAARLIEAEKHGLFVEYRLAGPEVCEFYRSMRILAESRLTEIDAITKEFLEERDSMEPVDQDDLIRRVRDGSVTVLDVRPTEEFEAGHIPGAKCVPLDELVRHLATLPKRRKIVAYCRGPYCVLAVEAVRILRAKGFRAVRLEDGIPDWRARGLQIAVGGESNEHAIRGNS
- a CDS encoding tyrosine phenol-lyase, which gives rise to MAEIRRRSWAEPFKIKVVEPLKITTRAEREAAIREAGYNTFLLKSEDVYIDLLTDSGTSAMSDAQWAAMMMGDEAYAGSKNFYFMCETIEKYYGYRHVIPTHQGRGAEHILSQVMIRPGDVVPGNMYFTTTKVHQELAGGKFVDVIIDEAHDPESTHPFKGNIDLAKLDAVVKQVGAERVPYVSFEGNVNMAGGQPVSLANFKEVYEYCAAKGIKVMLDATRLIENAYFIKIREAGQGERTIEAILREICSYADGMTMSSKKDHLVNIGGFLAVNDEAIAQKAREMVVIYEGLHTYGGMAGRDMQALAQGIIEAVQFDHMRARVGQVEYLGQKLLDHGIPIVVPIGGHAVYLNAKKFLPHIDQDQFPAQALAAELYLDSGVRAMERGNVSAGRGADGKNMRPRLELVRLTIPRRVYTQAHMDVTWESICDLYEKRDAIRGLRFTYEPDTLRFFQARFEPV